From the genome of Daphnia pulex isolate KAP4 chromosome 12, ASM2113471v1:
CAATACGATTCCCATAAGTCGTTACTCGACATCCggaatttctcttctttttgtttggaaaCCAAACAACACGATTTTTCGTTGATCTACTTTCCTTTTTGCAGACAATTTTCGCCATCTAACAGTTTTATTTCGAACTAGTTCAGTAGCAGACGACTAATCCCGcgtcaaacaatttttcccaATCTGCCACATGTGCAGCGATTGAACCGCTGAATAACACGAATCTTGTCTCAGTGGTATCATTTCTAAAGGtaatttgccaatttttttcacCAGAATACCTTTTATGTATTGATTATTGGGATAAAGTTAAGTTTGCAATGAGTAGCGAGGAAAGTCTAGATCTGCCACTGCTCAGTTTGGAAAGTGGCTATAAAGTAGAACACTACCTTTTGAAGTTAACTTGTCATTTGGAACAAAAGACTTTTTCTGGGGAAGTTTATGTTTTTGTTAAAAGTACTTGTCCAGAGTCGGTATTGATTTTAGATCTCAAGGATTTATTTATCGACAAAGTGGAAGAAGTTGATTGCAGCGATGGGgaaattttgaactttttaagcagttttgagaaaagaaagagttaCAAGCAATTTGGTTATTGGACGTCAAAGAAAGCCAGGAGAGTACTGAACCCTAACTTTGAAAGTTGGTGTGTTAAAATCACAActcttgaaaaaagagaaacattgGTTTGTCTTCACTACCATACCAAACCAGAAGGAAGCTCAGTTTCCTGGattcttgatgatgatggagcaAATTCTTGCTGCCTAACTACTGGGAGTCTAATCAACAATCGATCTCTGATGCCCAGTCAAGATGCACCAGCTCTCATGGCTACTTGGCAGTTATTGCTGCAAGTCCCAAACGATTTCAGTGCAACCACCACCGGTGACGAAACCGGGCTTCTTACTGATGCGGGTACTTATTTTTTCACGTCGATGCTGCTACCGATATCTACTTTTGCTCTTGGAATCGGGAAATGGAAATGTACTGACATTCCTATGAGTGTAGAATGTGTTGTACCTGATGATCGATTGATAGAATGTCGCCATCCGCATTATCCGTGTCCGTTCGCCCAGATTGATGTTGTCGGTCCTCGGATCTCTTGTCGAGTCTTCCATTCAGATTCCTTTGACCCATCGATTCTCAAGGATTACATCTCTTCTTCGATTGAAACCATTTATCGCATTCTGGGAAGGCATGTTGTTCCGAAATTGGATTTTATCATCGTTCCACAATCTGTGGCCTGTCTCGGATTTGTGTCTCCGGGTCTGATATTGATCTCGCCCACCATTCTTTTCGGCCAAACACCGATGCTGGCTAGACTTGGCCACGAAATCAGTCACTCTTGGTTCGGCATAAACATTGGCCCGAAAAACTGGAACGAAGAGTGGATAAGTGAAGGTTTCGCGACTTTTATGGAGGTATTTTTCTAAATGCAAATTCCAATAGACATTTTATtcatgatttttctttttctctctctctgtaggATGTCGTCGATTTAAAGATGTCAAAGTTTGCTCATCGAAATGAACTTTTGGCGTTGAAGGCAATCAATCGCTATGAGATCCTCAAGTCCGATTGCCAAAATGTCGATCCTTCTCTGCAGCGGATGAGCGCATTCGATCCGGAACTTAACGTTGTTATCAATGGCTTGAATCGTGACAAAACAGTCTCGCAAATTCCTTATTTGAAGGGTTATTTCTTTCTGATTCAGCTGGTCAACATTGTTGGCTTAGATCCTCTCTTGATGGCATTGAAATGCTTCGTCGAACATTTTCACGGCTGTTTGGTGACTACAGCCGAATGCGTCGAATTCTTTTGCCTACGATTCCAGCAAAAAGAGGAGATACGGTACCATGCGCAAATGTGGCTCTACAGCTCCTCATTGCCCAACAACGACCTCTTCGTTACCAATCGCCTGGACTCCGAAGTGGCTCAGCACTTTGAGTATTGGAAGCGGCGGCGCACACACAATCCTCCCTCGTTCACGTTTCCCCAATCCACACCTGACCAAGTCCTTGCTTTATTGGATCGGTTACTGGTATTGGAAAGCAAATTACTCTCGAAAAATGTTTGCCGTTTCATGGATCATTACAAGCCTCATTTGATGAATGCGGATGTCTACCACCGTGCTTGCGAATTGATTGTTGCTCAGCGGTGTACTCCGCTTTTACATTTGGTTCAGCAGTTTCTACTTCAACATCCGGCCATGGGCGCTTATCTTTATGGAGAGCTCGTCCACTCGGATCGTTCAGAGTTCCATGCCGTTGCCATGGAAACCTATCGTCAATTAGAAAACAAACTGGATGTTAATTTAAAATCCATTATAAGTGATCTCATCTTTTAATGAGctcaataaaaatgtatttgaataTCGTAATTTTACgttaattgatttatttttattttattttttcaagatgGTTAGCGCTTGGTACATGGACGACTCGGACGAGGATCAGCGTTTGGATCACCATAAAAATCCACCCCAGCCTGTAGACATGAAAGATGTCGTCAATCTTACTGGAGTCCTCCACTGGAAGGTTAATACAAAATCTTTTACATTAGTTTGTCGCATTGCTTCCttaatataaaatttattgatttgatttagttGAACGTTGACACGTACGAGGAAGACGGTATGCTTGATAAAATCAAGAAAGATAGAGGCTACAACTACGAGGATGTGATCGAGATATCACCCGAAAAGTTACCCAATTACGAAGAAAaggtttaaatatttatattggcAATCTAATTGCTTAATCAATTActtattatttctttgcaATAATTATAGTTGAAGATTTTCTTCTCCGAGCATTTACACACTGACGAAGAAATCCGATTCGTAGTGGCTGGCTCCGGTTTTTTCGATGTGAGAGACGCAAAGAATGACAGCTGGATCCGCATTAAAGTGGAAGCTGGCGACTTGCTGATTTTGCCCGCCGGCATTTACCATCGTTTTACGTTGGATTCCTCGGTCTGTTGTTGAGTCATTTGTGTCTTCTCGTAGTTTTCGTTCACCAGACcgctttcatttttcattttgtgctAATATGTTTTGACTATTTCTAGAACTACATCAAGGCCAAGCGTTTCTTCGTTGGTGAACCTGTTTGGACTCCTTATAACCGACCAGCCGATGAAATGCCTGCCCGCCATGAATATTTGGCTTCCGTCCAATCCAACTGACCAAGTGATATccaattttaacttttaaaaatattataggtAGATTTGGATTAGTCGTTAAAGGACCATATGATATTTTTCACTGTTCAATTGTTAACGGGTTGGAATTCTAACCGTTTTTTCTTCGATTACATtttggctaaaaaaaaatgattaatgcAGATAAACCTTTTAGTAGGTAGCAGACAGCGTTGTTCATCAATGTCAACGCAATTCTTGGGAATTGACGGAGGTCACCACcaaagatttattcatttatttttattttttatttctgaaagTTGCAATCAATTATTTGCCAGTACGATTCGCCTTATTAAGCCGTTCCTTTTTCTAGTTTAGGCTACTGGTTTTCGAAAGAGTCGCCGAACAAGAAATACCTTGGAGCAGTCCATCAAAAATCGAGTGCGTTTCACAAACGGTTATtcgatcatttctttttatcgtaactttgttaaaagaaaacaaaaacaaagagtctgtttctttttctgaaatggCTTACTTGTCGAGACGAGGTCGTGAGAATACtttaaaggaaatttttctgaaagTTTCTACAcggaatgaaaaaagacaGCCTCCCAcgagcaaaacaaaacagaaaaagcaGCTCGTGCTGCGCttcaaagaatttctttcaatagTTATTGTGGTttgctaaaaaaaagatgtaaaTCATATTCTAATCTCTTCGGAATGAATAGCTTTTGAAGGTCTGAAAACTTGTTTATATTTCCTATCtcgaaagttttttctttattttatggcGGAAGTTATCGCAGGTTTAACCTATTTTCATCTATATCTACAAAAGACAAGACCCTGGAAACAAAAGTGGCGATTCTTTTCCGCTTTCTCTTGAATTTAGTCCCACACATTTGACTACTAATGTTCATAACATTTTTCCCTAGTTGGCCAAACATCGCGCGTCTGATAATTGACTGCAAGGAGGAGCCCATTAATGGCGATGCAGGTAGGAGACGTCGTACAAGAAACAATGGCGATAATtactggaaaacaaaaaaacagaagaagctTTGCAAGCCTTAATTTGGATGCAGGATGTAGAACCTGTGTCGAAATGATGCGGGGTTGTTGAGCTGATGTACAAAAAGTCGCCAGACGAACGTCCAGGTTGTATTCATCTGTTTCCAAGGGCGGTagtatcatcatcatcccctTTTTGAAGGAGACAActtttgtcgtttttattatttttcttttgtgcacTATTTATTCTTAAGGGAATAATGACCTCAACCATTTCGCCACGTccttaacaaaataattcagGTTCCACTGCATGACGTTTCTATTCGACAGTCAGGTTTTTAATCAGTTGATAAATTCTCAAGGTATTATATCTActacattttgttgttgttgtcttcctTGTATTGCGGGAAGATGGATGGAAAGAAATGGtaacacttttttattattatttatcttttattatcATCGACAGCtccacaattttgtttctttttgaaaacagcCAATCGCCTGTCCTTTTTATTGCCAGCTCACCTGGCCTTGTAAGTCGTTGCGCAAACCCCGAACAACACACAGGTAAAAGAGTATTTGTAAGCTTCTTATAGACAGCTGGTGGTTTTAGCAGATTCCGGTTCCTCATGGTATAAAATTTCCTTTCTCAAGGACACAGTGAATGACCATTTTAAAAGCAGCGGGCACCTTGGGCCCCAAGAAcctttctttatcttttattttaaaaaaaaatttggtcgTCTTGGCTTAGTTAAGCGAAAGTGATGGTGTATTGCAATGGCCTCGACGACGCTTGTTTTCATTAGCATATAGCTACGCCCCAAACTGTTATTTGTCTAACTTTCCAGTGGATTTAGGGAAAAGGAGAGGCTGCGATAATACCCGGTCATCTTTTATCCATCCATCATGAAAAAAGTATTATTGTTCAGCGCGCGTAGGCGAGATTTTCGCATCGATCATGGGCGTTGCAGTACCGCAAAAAAGGATACGAAAACGCATGCAAATgacgtgaaattttttttccaagtagAAGACGCTGACACATGGAGAGCGAAGGTGCGATAACTGCTCGTTTTTATGTTCAAATAACAAGATTCTTGATTTGGGAAATTATCGTTCAAAGGGCGTCGTTCCGCCTCATTTTGCGGAGGTAATGCTGGGAAAGAAAGATTTctctttctatattttttcttttcggtgtTTTCGTCATCAAACCCCCCTGCTGGGATTGATGTTTTCATCCtcatttccttccttcctacACACTTTTATTTCGGTGCgcgtttgttttcatttcgagACTCTTCTGGAAGGAAGGTAAAGTAGAAAAGAAGTGGTACAGGtacatgctgctgctggcctgcgGAGGTGAGGGGGGGAGGGATTGAAAGTGGGTCATTGGCCTAACGGGGGTTCTTTTCCACTCGACTGACTCTCCTATACACCTATCCATTCGGTAAGAAATGCACAAGTTGAGCTCCAACTCTCGTCCAGACTCCACgtgttttcttctcttattgTGATCCTTTCCTACTTTCCTGTGTGCGGCTAAACAATTCTTGTTTCGCTTCCATCCACCAGTTCATCCGCAAAGTGACATATTCCGAGACACGACGTGTTCTAAATTGGACTAAATCCTGCAACTGTGATAATAACTAGAGCCctggtttatttcttttcttcgcttAACTGTTTGGCCTCATTCCATTCACGCGTGCCGTTTGTTTTCTTGGGCTTGTTTGGTCAAGAAAATCTCACGTTACGTTTAAACGCTCTATTGCAGGTGATCTTCTAAATTTTTAGCGTGAGTCACTATTTGCATTGCGTGCCATTATTCACGTGGGATAATTGCAGTCATTTCGGCTGATCGAGAGAAATCGGCCAGTGACACAGTCGAGTGAAAGTCATGCGAATGCAAAGGGAACGGCCAATGGAAAGTGAAAgagtcaaatttttctttttaatttaattcttgcacatagacacacacacacgtcggGCGTATTCCGAATAAGGTGGCgagagaatttttcttttaatatacTGTGTAGTAAGAAGCGAACTTTGTTGGCTGCTGGCCTTGACTCTGCCCAGCCCACCacctttcttttctattgaaCCAACTCTCGTGGCTCTCACACAATCAACAAGTGACAAGACTCTGTGGAAGTCTCACCCCCTTGCAAGAATGTCTGGTGGTCGGGTCttgttcctcttttcttcccttgtcTTTCTACTTCAGCTGCAAGTCTCCGTTTCCATCTACATTCCACCCGGACCCAAATATCCGTGTCCGGAAGAACCCAGGCTCATCTATCCCTGTGTCTGTATTCGTGGTGCAGATACTGGATTGGtatgaacatttttaaaaaacaatttcaatccCAATAACTAATTGAATTTATCGCCAGGTGATACATTGTAATAAGACGAATTTGGCTACGTTGTCTGTTGGACTAAACAATGCTCGGGCGCCTATTGACGAGTTGCTCATATCCAACTCTCGCATTTCTCGGTAAGTCACTAGTCATTGTCTGATGTCATTCTCTACGATGTGAAATGTTTTGCTTCCCCCCTCTTCAAGGTTGTACGGTCCATTGTTCCACAACATCGAGATCCGCCGGCTCGTCATCATCGACACTCCCCTGCAGTACATTGAAGATGACGCCTTCCTCGGCGTATCCAACAACACGCTCATGATGATCAACCTGACCCGGACGGAACTTGTGGAAATCCCGGAAGGTCTCAAGAAATTATCGTCTTTGACCGTTTTGCGAGTGGATCAAAGTAGATTGAGCAACGTTTCCAGTCGAGCTTTTGCCGGCCTTCACTTGGAGGAACTGCGATTAGTGAATGCCAACATATCGCAGCTGATGCCCGAGGCTTTTGCCGGCCTCGACAAGTTGAAAACGCTCGATTTGCACGGCAATCAGTTGAAAGAAATTCCAAAGGGCATCTTTCAACCGCTGCGTAATTTGGAAGTACTTGACATCGGTCACAACATCCTATCGAAATTGCTGCCGACCTACTTCTCCGATCTGGCCAAATTGATTAATGTCAACGTGTCCCACAACGGATTGACGGAATATCCTCGCGGAGTCTTTGCACGCAACACGGTAAACTTTTAGTTGACATGATAATAACACTCccatcattttcaattgacgTTTGGTTGGTCTTTGCAGGTGTTGCGAGTGGTGAATTTGAGCGGCAACAAGATTCAAAAATTGGATTCCAATTCCTTCCGCGGAATGCGCTTCCTTCGTCGGCTGTACCTCAGCGACAACAACATCACCGATATCGGAAGAGGGACGTTTGGCGCCGTGTCTCGTATCGGCACCATCGACCTGGCCCGCAATTTCCTAACGAAAATCGACTTTCAAATGTTTCACGAATTGAATCTTTGCGAAAACATCGACGTGTCAGACAACCAAATCACCAAGATCGAGAAAGCCGCTTTCAAAGACATTTATTTGGCCAAAGTCAACATTAGTTACAACCAGCTGGACGTGGTGGAGGCTGGAGCTTTCGTCAACTGCGCCAATATGACGCTGCTGGATTTCTCGCACAACAAATTGACGGGATTCTCCCGCACTGCGTTTGATGCGACCACTTACCCTTTCGAACTGCGACTCGAGTTCAATCAAATCACCAATTTGTCGCACGTCCCGTTCGAGCACATGACGGGCATCGCCATCTTGAACGTCAGCTACAATCAGTTGCAGGTGGTGCCGAAAAAGACCTTCCCCAAGTTGTACGAGCTCCACACTGTCGACATGTCGCACAACGAGCTGTCGGAAATCGATGGGGCGTCCATGTCCAACTTGTTTACTCTGCGCCATCTGAATCTCAGTTACAACAACATGACGACCCTGAGCGGCTCTGCCGTCGGCAATATGGTGACGTTAATTGAACTCGATTTCAGTCACAACCAATTGAAAGAAGTGGCCAGGAGCGCCTTCACTCGCCTCTCTTCCATCCGCTGGCTTTCACTGGAAcacaatttcatttccaacattttcacgCTGCCCATTTCCCTATTGGAACTCAACCTGGCCAGTAACCGCGTGTCCAAGATCCCGGCTAACCGCATCTGGCCCGTCATGAACTCTCTTCTCGGGCTGGATCTGAGCAACAACGAAATCGGCGACAACTTGGAGGCGGGCAGTTTCGCCAATCTCATCAGCTTGCAGCGACTGGATTTGAGAAACAATTCGGTTTCTGTCGTGCCGTACCAGTCTTTGTCCGATTTGAACACGATTCAGTACATTTTCCTGGACTTTAACAACATCACCTCGTTGAATCGCGGTGCGTTTGGCCGTTTGCCCATCGTCTTCCAATTGGGACTGAGTCACAACAACATTAGTCAAGTCAGTGAGAAAGCATTCGAAGGACTGCTCCAACTACTTCACCTCAACATGAGCTTCAACGCCATCTCTTCCATCCCGACCGGAGCTTTTCACGGACTGGTGTCGATGAGGACGCTAGATCTCTCCCACAACAATCTAGAACGACTTGACAATAAAACCCACTCGATCCTGGAAGATTGCCTATCTCTGGAAAGGGTACAACATTTCGACTAGTGGTCTCTGAATAACTCGAATGATGattgaatgttttatttcttatttttctatagaTAAATCTGACTCACAACCAGATATCGTTCATTTCACCCAAAACTTTCCCGGAGAGCCCTTGGATTCCTTACAGATTGTCCGAGATTGATTTATCCTACAATCGGATGCCCGTTTTGTCCAAGGAGATTCTCATCGGCACGAAAAAAGTCCGCACGCTCAACCTGAGGGGAAATTCCCTCAACGAAATCCGGAAAGGTATTCGCTCGCATTAGATTGCCGCATCTGAATTCATTAACGATTCTTGACGTTTCTTTACAGGCGTGCTTACCAACATGACCAGTTTGGAGTCGCTGGATTTGGCTCACAACGGTCTGACGCATCTAGCCAAAGGGTTGTTGGGTCCTTTGCCTAATTTGACTCGATTGGATTTGAGTCACAACTTGATGATGGAAATCCCCGTCGACGAAATTGTTGCCTCTCCTCGGCTCAAGGCGGTCGACTTGCGCTTCAATCGGCTGACGCGCTTTTACGACGAGTTCATGTTTTTGATGGAGAACAATTCGACGGAGCTCTTGATGGAAGGCAACCCCATCGCCTGCGACTGCCGACTGAGGCCACTGCAGTTTTGGCTGAGTGGTATCGATCAGGCAGGAGACGATCATAATCCGTGGAGTCAAACTCTATGCCAAGAACCGCATTTGCTGGCCGGAAAAACTTTGGCGTCCGTCGACGACGAATCGCTGACGTGCGGACGCAGCGTGAACGACAAGGCCAAGTACGCCATCGTCAAAGACGTCGTTTTTCGTGAGGTGACGAGTTTGGGCTCGTCCATCACGTACAGTTGGTACGTGCAAACGCGGCAAGACGTGGGCGATTTTTCTGTCGAGGTCCGCCCTATGCTGAAAGAACaaccgcaacaacagcaacaacttccTGGACAACCCGATCTTGTCAGCGCTCCAATCATCGCCAAAGATGTTGGCTACGGTTTGCGTTCGGATCAAATTGACGGCCTTGATCGACCAACCCAGTACGTGGTCTGCATTCGAGCTCGGGATAGTTTGGGCTATTTACGACCTTGGAAACCTAATCAGTGCCAACCAGTAATTAGTAACCGCGCTGCTGCTAGTGCGACTACTACTATGCGTCAATTTCTATCATTCTTCTTGCTTCTTGCGATCCCTATTCACATCCTCCTGGGCTTTTGACATTTCCCATCACCTTGAGAATTGAATCAAACTTCCAGGGGGGAatgagtaggaggaggagcctGGCTGGATGAGACCAAGGTCTTGGTTTTGTGATAATTATATCCCTCCCAGTCTCGTGTTATTGTTTCTCCTTTATGCTTTCGTTTTCACACACGAGAAACCATATCTTTCATCATAGCATATAGTAtatacagtataaaaatatgaattatttCCGTCGTCATACGTCACGTTATTATATACCCTGGACTATGTATACTGTGGCATTGTGACTGgatgaattccatttttgagATATTTCCCTGTTTTATTGACGTCATTCgctgcaaataataaaaaagaaagtcatTCCTCGAAACATGTTTTGTGCGTTATGAAATATTCTATTCCCAAAACAAACAGTCCCCCCCATAAATTGCCCGTCAGCTCCTATCCCCTCGCTCGCTCGTTATATACACCGGCGGAAATACATGCGCGGCTCACTCTCTCTCCGCTGATGGTGCATGACATTTTAAAGAACTATTACTGCATgtcgtcattttcttcttttccttttgggttttctttctcctcctgGGGGGGTTCTTTTTGTGTAACGATCCAACTATATAGGCACGAGGAACCAGCACCGATCGATTACTTCACACACACCAAACCACATCCGTGTCTATATGCTGCTGGCGTTTGCTCATTCATTATAAAAGATAGTTCTGTATATAGTGGGTCACGTTAACGGGGGAGCAACGCCATAAAAGTAGGTCGAATAGAGAGAGGCTCATCCAATCTTCTGTGATCGATTATTGTAATTGAATTATATGCGCCGTCGAGCGTAATGTGCTATACCTGCCCCAGTCACATAAAATTAGTCAGCTAGACGGACAGGCTTTCTCAgcaggagaaacaaaagaaagagaaatcgtGTTTTACGGTGACCAGACGagagagataaaagaaaatgtttaattcaTCGCCAGCGCACAGTGCGTGAAAGGAAACGAAAACATGGGGCCCATTGAACGTTTATTTATGACAACAAACCCCCACAAGGTTTCGTGTCGATAGTCATCTCGCCACATAGCCATCGTCAATGTAATATGTTTAAGGACTGATGGAGATAGACCTCCTACAGTCGGGAATAGGACGATATACAACAAcccccgaaaataaaaaagtagtCCGGACTTTGAGTTTGGCTTGCGTCAATCGTCGTCATGGCAACAGCGTATAGTTCCGAAATTCTTTTCCCTCAGGTTCTCTTCAGTTCAGTTTAGTTCAGTTCTCTGAAAGGTGGGGACAAGTCGTGAAAATGCTGCGGCTCAGcctttagatttttttgtacttacttttttttttcttctttgtataCGTGTATGTCGAGCTTGAGTATTTTCAAGTCATTCTTGTTTTCAGCATCACCTGCTATagtcaaacaatttaaatCGGTAATATGGCTGCTGCTCccaccaataataataaccaggTGGAAGATTCAGAGTGAGTCATGTGTTTCATGCTAATTGATTGAAACTCTTATCtaataaaaacttttcttctcaaGGGATGACTTGAGAAAGCTGGATAGTTGGTTGATTCAGATTGAATCGGGAAGAAAACCTCCTGTTGCAAAGTTTAGAGCAAGTGTGTTGTCAGGTACACCACCATTCCAGGTATTACTATATTCATTTTGGTAagccaatcaaatttttaaaacgtgttttcaaaacaatttaaatgcCAGGTTGGTAAAGCCTTGAACCTTACTTTCCGTACCTCTCAAAGTGACGGTTGGTTGGTCAATGCTTTATTGTCCTCACACGGTCTGACAGAGGTATCAGCTACCAATAATGACTTCAACCTACTTTGGACTGGTTCCCACCCTAGGCCACACACATTCTCTTCACTACGATCTTACCAGAGAGTAAACCACTTTCCTAGGTCATATGAGTTGACTAGAAAGGACagattatataaaaatgttgcAAGGCTTCAGCACTGCCATGGGTCCAAGCACTTTGATTTCCTTCCACCCAGCTTTATCATGCCAAATGAATACAGGTAGCACTGCAGCACAACACGCAACTCATTATAAAATGCTgacattcttcattttcatttgcagGGATTTCTGGTCAGCTCACCATAGATTACATGGCCCATGGATAGTCAAACCAGTAGCTTCGTCAAGGGGACGTGGAATCTATTTAGTTAGCAAAGTAGGTTTACCATTAAACTTGTGGTTtgccaataataattttttcaccGCCGGTATTTAGCCTGAAGAAGTCCCAATGGAGGAGCCTGTGCTCGTATCCAAGTATATTGCCAATCCTTTATTAGTCGATGGCCATAAGGTAATATTctttaatgttatttttcgtttcagtaaattaattttatcaatttatttgtataGTGCGATTTGCGTCTCTACGTTGCTGTTACGTCTTACGATCCACTTGTTATTTACCTCTATCGTCATGGTATTGTTCGTTTCGCCGCAGTAAAGTACACGGCTGATCAAAGCAGTTTGGATAATCCCTGCATCCACCTGTGTAACTACAGTATCAACAAATATCATGCTGATTTCGTAGTGTAAGTTTCAACTTCAGAGAAAGTTTAAGCGTATAGTCGTAAACATCTGATGTCTCTTCCACAGTTCCGAAGATCCAAGTGTGGAAGATGTTGGTCACAAAAGGTCCTTGACGGGATTCCTCAAATATCTTAGATCCCAGGTCATATTTTCTCTATGATTTAACGATTAtaattctaatttatttttgatgtaCAGGGCAAGGATGTGAATCGTCTAATGCGTCGTATTGAAGACGTATGCATCAAAGCCATCATGGCAGCTACTCCTCCAGTTGTTGCGGCTTGCAAGATGTTCGTGCCAAATCGAAACAACTGTTTCGGTAACACAAATAATGTTGTGATAAAATGTTGTCAAATC
Proteins encoded in this window:
- the LOC124208866 gene encoding 1,2-dihydroxy-3-keto-5-methylthiopentene dioxygenase-like; this translates as MVSAWYMDDSDEDQRLDHHKNPPQPVDMKDVVNLTGVLHWKLNVDTYEEDGMLDKIKKDRGYNYEDVIEISPEKLPNYEEKLKIFFSEHLHTDEEIRFVVAGSGFFDVRDAKNDSWIRIKVEAGDLLILPAGIYHRFTLDSSNYIKAKRFFVGEPVWTPYNRPADEMPARHEYLASVQSN
- the LOC124208863 gene encoding protein artichoke-like, with amino-acid sequence MSGGRVLFLFSSLVFLLQLQVSVSIYIPPGPKYPCPEEPRLIYPCVCIRGADTGLVIHCNKTNLATLSVGLNNARAPIDELLISNSRISRLYGPLFHNIEIRRLVIIDTPLQYIEDDAFLGVSNNTLMMINLTRTELVEIPEGLKKLSSLTVLRVDQSRLSNVSSRAFAGLHLEELRLVNANISQLMPEAFAGLDKLKTLDLHGNQLKEIPKGIFQPLRNLEVLDIGHNILSKLLPTYFSDLAKLINVNVSHNGLTEYPRGVFARNTVLRVVNLSGNKIQKLDSNSFRGMRFLRRLYLSDNNITDIGRGTFGAVSRIGTIDLARNFLTKIDFQMFHELNLCENIDVSDNQITKIEKAAFKDIYLAKVNISYNQLDVVEAGAFVNCANMTLLDFSHNKLTGFSRTAFDATTYPFELRLEFNQITNLSHVPFEHMTGIAILNVSYNQLQVVPKKTFPKLYELHTVDMSHNELSEIDGASMSNLFTLRHLNLSYNNMTTLSGSAVGNMVTLIELDFSHNQLKEVARSAFTRLSSIRWLSLEHNFISNIFTLPISLLELNLASNRVSKIPANRIWPVMNSLLGLDLSNNEIGDNLEAGSFANLISLQRLDLRNNSVSVVPYQSLSDLNTIQYIFLDFNNITSLNRGAFGRLPIVFQLGLSHNNISQVSEKAFEGLLQLLHLNMSFNAISSIPTGAFHGLVSMRTLDLSHNNLERLDNKTHSILEDCLSLERINLTHNQISFISPKTFPESPWIPYRLSEIDLSYNRMPVLSKEILIGTKKVRTLNLRGNSLNEIRKGVLTNMTSLESLDLAHNGLTHLAKGLLGPLPNLTRLDLSHNLMMEIPVDEIVASPRLKAVDLRFNRLTRFYDEFMFLMENNSTELLMEGNPIACDCRLRPLQFWLSGIDQAGDDHNPWSQTLCQEPHLLAGKTLASVDDESLTCGRSVNDKAKYAIVKDVVFREVTSLGSSITYSWYVQTRQDVGDFSVEVRPMLKEQPQQQQQLPGQPDLVSAPIIAKDVGYGLRSDQIDGLDRPTQYVVCIRARDSLGYLRPWKPNQCQPVISNRAAASATTTMRQFLSFFLLLAIPIHILLGF